From the genome of Psychrobacter sp. M13:
GATAAGTACCACCAGTTGATAAAAGCTGAAAACCTGATTGGATTAGCGCTTGTGCGAATTCAACGATACCAGACTTGTTAGACACTGAGAGTAGAGCAAGTGGGGTTGTACTCATAAGAAAATTTCCGTAAAAAAAGCCTGACAAAAGTGTCTGGCGAGGGATGGTTAGCAGCTATCAGTAAGTCATAGCGATGCTGAGCATCATAATAAAACATTTGAGCGCTTTATACAAAACAGGGTTAGCATTGAGGCTTATTTGATTGATGAGAAAGTCTTATCAACTATTTATGTCACTACATCAAATCATAAGTTTTTAGTTTTTTGCGTAATGTACCCCGATTTAGTCCCAAAACTTGGGCGCATTTGGTTTGATTGCCACGGGTCTGTTCGAGTACTACCGTCAATAATGGTAGCTCTACTTGCGCTAAAATGAGCTCATAAAGTTCGGTCGGCATCTCATCACCTAAAGCGAAAAAATACTCACGTACCGCACGCTCTACATGAACATGAAGAGGCTCAGTAGGATTAAAAATATCAGCACCCTCATCTGAGGAAGGGATGTGAGATGTCATAAGCTAATATCCTAAAACCTTAAAGAGTAAATGTAAAGCTGACAGTAAATACATGGCCTCTAATAAATAGGCTCTATGGTAAAGCTATTAATTTTCTGGGCAGATAAAGGGATTGTAAACATGATACCTAAGCTTTGTTCACCACCAAGCTGACTTTGGTTACTGAGTAGATAGTCCCCTGGCGTAGCGATAAACGCGCCAAGCAAACCCGCTTCGCTATAAACACTTACCTTCAAGTTAGGCAGCAGTTGCGCCTGCGCGCTGCTATTGACTAATTCAGCCTGTAAGTCACTAAAATCAGCATAGGTATTGACTCTACTGCGTCTGATAGACAGCTGAGTGGTATTGAGAGCCGATAAATCAGCATTAGGCAACCCACAAACAACGACTGAACAGATCGCCTGTAAGCGCTTGGCATGTACTGGGTTTTTTATCAGAGTGTTTAGATTGAAGATAATATACTGTGCTATTAACAGTAGTATTAGTACCGCGCAACCCGCTATCCATAGTAGGGTAGCAACAGGTGTTGAGGCGGATCTTGAGGCAGGTGCAACCGTCGGTTGAACGCGATCTAGCATGGGATTGCTATACTGCTGATTTAGAGACGGTTTGTAGTCCAAAATGGTGTTTTTATTGGTTAGTAGATGCGTTAGATGGGTGACAGAAGGTGACCTATCAGATAAAGACTGCTCCTTTTTAACCAGCTTATTAGTGCTGATTTTTTCATCACTTTTTTGTTGAGCACGGTTATCCGTTGAGCTTTGTTGGTCAATACGCTTATCATTGGTAGGGTGGCTAACTACCGCGGATCTAGCTGGGGATTTGTCTTTATTGATAACTGCTGAATGTTGTGCAGGCTTCGCCTTTATCGAGGCGCTAGTAGTAGGTGCTTTTGCGTCAATTGCCGCTGCTGCTGCGACACTATTCGATGAGGTTTTATTAACTTTATCTATTAATTGCTGTTTGCTATTTGCATGCAAATCATCGTTGTGCGTTGTTTTATTTATTGGGTTCTGCCAAGCATTAAAGCTATCAAGTGCTGCAGCCTCTAAATCATGCTCGCCTGAGCGCTGAGTATCTTTAATGTTAGGGCTTTTAACACCCTTTTTATCTGACTTGTTTTTATTTGTCTTTGTGGTGGCTTTAACAGCATCGGTATTAAGGCCAGTGTCACTGGCAACTCTATATATCACTGAGGCAAAATTATAGCTACCGCGTCCTGCTATATTTTCAATACCATTTTGATTAAAAATGCCTTTGTTGTTTTCAAAATCATTTTCGAGCATCGCAGGCTGATCATCAGCAGAAACAACGAGATGATCATTGACCAAAAAAACTTGTTGGCATTGACCACAACGGCCTTTGACGTCTGCTTGGTCTAATTGTTCTTCTAGAACGTCAAAGAGGCTATAGCATTGAGGACAGCGCGTTTGAATAGACAGGGTCATATTATTGAATCCAAAAAATGCGGCAACGACACCGCTTATCTACTGCTAGTATTTGAAATATTTATATAGAAGACTGTCTTTAATACCATAGATTTAAAAAAGCTAAGTAGACACGCTTGATACCAATAAGCTTTAACTCACGATCCCATCGTAACAGATGTAATCAATTGTTGCTAGTCTGTAAATTTACCTGATAGTCGTTGCCAATGCTGATCTTCTTGCGCTGTAAAAGCGTGTTTAGGATCGAGAGAGAAGTAGGGGCTATAAGCGGCACTGACTTGCTCAGTTTGTGATTCAATTAATCCAGCTAATACAATACGACTATTAGATGCCATCAGAGTGGCAAAGTAAGGTGCTAACGATATTAAGGGCTTCGCTAAAATATTAGCCACCATAACATCAACAGGAGCAATAGATTGACTGCGACAAAAATCACGAAAGTCATCAGGTAAAAAAGCTTGCAGTTGACTCTCAACTTTGTTGCGTACTGCATTTTGATTAGTAGCTAGTACGGCTTGTGGATCGATATCTACCGCGTAGACTTGCTTTGCACCCAGCAGCAAGGCGCCAATGCCTAAAATACCTGAGCCACAGCCATAGTCGATGACTATCTTATCCTTTAGGTCTTGCTCAGTGAGCCAATCAAGACATAGCCGAGTGGTCGCATGATAGCCTGTACCAAAGGCTAGGCCTGGATCCATAATGATATTAATAGCCTCAGGTTTGGGCGGCTTAATCCAGTTAGGCACTATCCATAAGTTATTAGCACATTCAATAGGATGATAATGACTCATCCATTCGCGCTCCCAGTCCTTGTCTTCAACAGCGCTTAACCACAGACGACTGGCATTAACCTCAGCACCAATTTCATGACTTAACTGCTCGATAGCTTGCCGACTACTATTGTCAGCACTGCTATTTTCAATACTGACATCAAACAAACCTGTAAGTATGACTTCATCCCACAATGGCGACTCACCTGGAAGCGGCTCAAATAAAGGCTGATCTCCAGCATCATCTAAGGCGATAGATAGAGCGCCTGCCTCTAACAATAATGCTTCTGCAAGATCGACGTTTGCTTTTTCGCATTGTAAGTGCAATTGTTGCCATGCCATAAAATTACCTTATTTTAAATTTAAAGACTCATAGGAGCGTTTGTTAAAAAGAGCACTGTCTTATTATATTGTCTTATTACATTGTTTTAGCAAATATACAGGCTAGCGTAGCGCTTGTTTAGCCTCGTTGATGACTCGAGTACTGTTTTGGGCTTGCCCTGACTGCAATATGATTTGCCATAGTGCGCGCCGACGACTGCTATCTTCTGATACCACAAGACCACGCCTTGCCATAGCTTCAGCCTTACGCGGTTGGTTCTTTTTCAGTGCCACTTGTGCCAAATAAAAATAAACCGCTGATGACTTAGGTGCCATGCGCTGAGCACGGGTAAAGCTGTTCTCCGCAGCGGTTAGTTGCCCTGATTTTAGCTGGTTTATACCTACGTTCATCAGGTTACGAAAGGCAGGTAAGCTACTGTTATCTGAGGTGCTTTGACGGGTCTGCTGCTGAGAGTTTTGTCGAGCGCGCTCAAGCATCTCGCTATGCGATGGCATTGCAGGCATGGATGAGTTACTTGGGCGTTCAGTGATAGCATTATTGGAGCTGGGCTGACTGTACTTTGGATCATAAGGCTCAACTATCGGTTCAGCGGCTTGCTCAACTTTTTGTTGATATACGGTAGACTCATAGGCAGATTCTGCAGTGCTGATATCGGTGTTGTATTGAACAGTATCTTGACTGGACGGTATATAAGGTTCTATAGGATAGGTATTGTTCCCAATAGCACTGTTTTGCTCAAAAGTATCATCAGGATAGCTTTCTTGATATTCATCATCTACAGGATAATCATTATCTACCGAATCTGCTTGAGGTGTAATCGCTTCATTCTGTGATTCAGCAGCTACTATGACTGTCTGTTTCGATATAGTAGTCGGCAGTGGTGTAGAGCTGACAGGCGGAGGTGGTGTCGTTTGACAGGCACTTAGCGTAAGAGCGCCAAACAACGCTAGTATCGATAACTGCCATTTAGAGGACAGCTTGTTACTGTTATATTCGATCATGCCTAAAGCCCCTGACTCTTAGTGTTATTTATGAGCGGATAAACCAAAACGTGTCGTTAATTTTAGAACCATTCAAGCGCACGATCATACCAAGTATCGGCATCTCTTTGCTCGTTGTCGCCAGATTCAATCACCTCGCTATTGGGGATATCTAGCCCTTCGCGTTGGCGCTGCTGATTGATAGCGTCTTGTCCTGATTCAAACTGCGAGCGCTCACGTGCACGCTCTTGCTGATACAGGTTAAGCGCACAGCTACTGGATTCTTCTGGCAGATAAGCTGACATAACAGGTAAGTAACGCGCATCGCTACAGCGCTCATTGGAGAGCTTACCAGAGTTATTCTCAAGCCACATCCACTCGATACCCTCAGGCTCAGCCATAGATACAGGGGTTAGCCTTAAGCGTTTCATATAGTCTACCCATACAGGTAGTGCGCCGCTGCCGCCACTTAGGCCGATAGGCTTATTGTCATCACGACCTACCCATACGACGCTGACATAGTTACCACTATAACCTGCAAACCAAGCATCACGAAAGTCATTGGTAGTGCCCGTTTTGCCCGCTAGATTTAGGTTACTGCCAAGAGACTGAACGCTTCTAGCTGTACCATCCTTGACCACTTGCTGCAATGCATAGTTGGTCAAAAAGTTAGTCTCAGGCGGCACACTGCGCTGGGTATTTAACCCTGTACGTTGCAATATACGTCCGCGATCATCAATCACCGTGCGAATACTATGAATAGGCGTACGAAAGCCGCCCGTAGCAAAGACCTGATAGACGCCAAGCATGTCCATAGGGCTAAGATTGACCGCACCTAACAGCGCTGAGGGATAAGGCGGAATCTTCTCTTCAATGCCCAAGCGGCGTAATTGTTTGGCAAAAGTATCTACCCCAAACTCCATTCCTAAGCGCACCGCACTTTGGTTATAAGACTTGGCAAGCGCAGTCGTCAAAGGGACAAACCCGTGATCACGATTGTCATAGTTTTTTGGATTCCATTTAGTGCCATCACTAAGATTAACCGTAATAGGGGAGTCATCGACTGAGCTGGCTAGATTGTAGCGTCCGCTCTCTAAAGCCGTCATATAGATAATAGGTTTTAATAATGAGCCAACAGGACGCTTGGCATCAACTGCACGGTTAAAGCCTGTAAACTCGCTACCGCTACCGACGACAGCTACCAGCTCGCCCGTTTCAGGATTGGCACTGACTAACGCGCCTTGCAAATCTTTGGTTTTACTACTGTTGCCACGTAGACTGCCAAGCTTTTGACTGACGGCTTTATCTGCTGCCATTTGCGTAATAGGGTTGAGGGTACTGATGATAATAAGACCTTCGTTCTTTAGATCATCTGAGTAATAGACATCATTGAGCTCACGCTTGACGATATCCAAAAAGTCAGGAAAACGGCTCTTGCCCTCTACTGGTTTCTCGACTACGCCCAAAGGCTTCTCGATAGCTTTATCATAGTCTTCTTGAGTGAGAACGCCTATGGTGAGCATGTTGTTGAGCACTGTATTCCGACGCGCTTTGGAATCGTTGGGATGGCGGCGAGGGTTATAAACACTAGGCCCTTTTGCCATACCGACTAGTAGCGCTTGCTGATCGATACGCAATTCATTGAGCGGTTGATCAAAATAAAACTGTGAGGCAAGGCCAAAACCATTGATGGATCGATTGCCGTTTTGACCTAGATAGATCTCATTAAGATACGCTTGCAGGATCTCATCTTT
Proteins encoded in this window:
- the prmA gene encoding 50S ribosomal protein L11 methyltransferase, giving the protein MAWQQLHLQCEKANVDLAEALLLEAGALSIALDDAGDQPLFEPLPGESPLWDEVILTGLFDVSIENSSADNSSRQAIEQLSHEIGAEVNASRLWLSAVEDKDWEREWMSHYHPIECANNLWIVPNWIKPPKPEAINIIMDPGLAFGTGYHATTRLCLDWLTEQDLKDKIVIDYGCGSGILGIGALLLGAKQVYAVDIDPQAVLATNQNAVRNKVESQLQAFLPDDFRDFCRSQSIAPVDVMVANILAKPLISLAPYFATLMASNSRIVLAGLIESQTEQVSAAYSPYFSLDPKHAFTAQEDQHWQRLSGKFTD
- a CDS encoding helix-turn-helix domain-containing protein, producing the protein MTSHIPSSDEGADIFNPTEPLHVHVERAVREYFFALGDEMPTELYELILAQVELPLLTVVLEQTRGNQTKCAQVLGLNRGTLRKKLKTYDLM
- a CDS encoding tetratricopeptide repeat protein, whose product is MIEYNSNKLSSKWQLSILALFGALTLSACQTTPPPPVSSTPLPTTISKQTVIVAAESQNEAITPQADSVDNDYPVDDEYQESYPDDTFEQNSAIGNNTYPIEPYIPSSQDTVQYNTDISTAESAYESTVYQQKVEQAAEPIVEPYDPKYSQPSSNNAITERPSNSSMPAMPSHSEMLERARQNSQQQTRQSTSDNSSLPAFRNLMNVGINQLKSGQLTAAENSFTRAQRMAPKSSAVYFYLAQVALKKNQPRKAEAMARRGLVVSEDSSRRRALWQIILQSGQAQNSTRVINEAKQALR
- a CDS encoding zinc-ribbon and DUF3426 domain-containing protein; the encoded protein is MTLSIQTRCPQCYSLFDVLEEQLDQADVKGRCGQCQQVFLVNDHLVVSADDQPAMLENDFENNKGIFNQNGIENIAGRGSYNFASVIYRVASDTGLNTDAVKATTKTNKNKSDKKGVKSPNIKDTQRSGEHDLEAAALDSFNAWQNPINKTTHNDDLHANSKQQLIDKVNKTSSNSVAAAAAIDAKAPTTSASIKAKPAQHSAVINKDKSPARSAVVSHPTNDKRIDQQSSTDNRAQQKSDEKISTNKLVKKEQSLSDRSPSVTHLTHLLTNKNTILDYKPSLNQQYSNPMLDRVQPTVAPASRSASTPVATLLWIAGCAVLILLLIAQYIIFNLNTLIKNPVHAKRLQAICSVVVCGLPNADLSALNTTQLSIRRSRVNTYADFSDLQAELVNSSAQAQLLPNLKVSVYSEAGLLGAFIATPGDYLLSNQSQLGGEQSLGIMFTIPLSAQKINSFTIEPIY
- the mrcB gene encoding penicillin-binding protein 1B encodes the protein MISSILLIVIIASMVLLSLYLVKLDRTITKKFEGKRWDIPAKVYSQPLELYQGANVDNDTMKTWLELLNYRSNKAYDRTGSYYKSGNNYFIHTRGFSYSANDVDQEQVIKMTISGNKIASIQSTEQNETGIIRLEPVSIGGIYPDSNEDRMIVSLDDVPQPLIDALIATEDRGFYEHKGVSVRGIARAIMNNSSGGARQGGSTITQQLIKNFYLNSDRTLKRKANEALMAVLLELHYSKDEILQAYLNEIYLGQNGNRSINGFGLASQFYFDQPLNELRIDQQALLVGMAKGPSVYNPRRHPNDSKARRNTVLNNMLTIGVLTQEDYDKAIEKPLGVVEKPVEGKSRFPDFLDIVKRELNDVYYSDDLKNEGLIIISTLNPITQMAADKAVSQKLGSLRGNSSKTKDLQGALVSANPETGELVAVVGSGSEFTGFNRAVDAKRPVGSLLKPIIYMTALESGRYNLASSVDDSPITVNLSDGTKWNPKNYDNRDHGFVPLTTALAKSYNQSAVRLGMEFGVDTFAKQLRRLGIEEKIPPYPSALLGAVNLSPMDMLGVYQVFATGGFRTPIHSIRTVIDDRGRILQRTGLNTQRSVPPETNFLTNYALQQVVKDGTARSVQSLGSNLNLAGKTGTTNDFRDAWFAGYSGNYVSVVWVGRDDNKPIGLSGGSGALPVWVDYMKRLRLTPVSMAEPEGIEWMWLENNSGKLSNERCSDARYLPVMSAYLPEESSSCALNLYQQERARERSQFESGQDAINQQRQREGLDIPNSEVIESGDNEQRDADTWYDRALEWF